A single region of the Elgaria multicarinata webbii isolate HBS135686 ecotype San Diego chromosome 14, rElgMul1.1.pri, whole genome shotgun sequence genome encodes:
- the PSMD7 gene encoding 26S proteasome non-ATPase regulatory subunit 7: MPELAVERVVVHPLVLLSVVDHFNRIGKVGNQKRVVGVLLGSWQKKILDVSNSFAVPFDEDDKDDSVWFLDHDYLENMYGMFKKVNARERIVGWYHTGPKLHKNDIAINELMKRYCSNSVLVIIDVKPKDLGLPTEAYISVEEVHDDGTPTSKTFEHVTSEIGAEEAEEVGVEHLLRDIKDTTVGTLSQRITNQVHGLKGLNSKLLDIKSYLERVALGKLPINHQIIYQLQDVFNLLPDVNLQEFVKAFYLKTNDQMVVVYLASLIRSVVALHNLINNKIANRDAEKKEGQEKEESKKERKDEKEKDKEKSDTKKEEKKEKK, encoded by the exons GATAGGAAAAGTTGGGAACCAGAAGCGCGTGGTGGGCGTCCTCTTGGGTTCGTGGCAGAAGAAGATTTTGGATGTTTCCAACAGCTTTGCAG TCCCCTTTGATGAAGATGATAAAGACGACTCTGTATGGTTTTTAGATCATGACTATCTGGAGAACATGTATGGGATGTTCAAGAAGGTCAATG CCAGAGAAAGAATTGTGGGATGGTACCACACAGGCCCCAAGCTGCACAAGAACGACATTGCCATCAACGAGCTCATGAAGAGATACTGCTCAAACTCG GTTCTGGTAATTATTGATGTGAAGCCGAAGGACCTGGGGCTGCCCACCGAAGCCTACATCTCTGTGGAGGAAGTTCATGAT GACGGGACGCCGACTTCCAAGACCTTTGAACATGTGACCAGTGAAATAGGAGCCGAGGAAGCAGAGGAGGTTGGGGTGGAGCACTTGCTACG CGATATTAAAGACACCACGGTGGGCACGCTTTCCCAGCGCATCACAAACCAGGTGCACGGCTTGAAGGGACTCAACTCCAAGCTCCTAGACATCAAGAGCTACCTGGAGAGAGTGGCCCTGGGCAAGCTGCCCATCAACCACCAGATCATCTACCAGCTGCAGGACGTCTTCAACTTGCTGCCGGACGTCAACTTGCAGGAGTTTGTCAAGGCCTTCTACCTAAAGACCAACGACCAGATGGTGGTGGTCTACTTGGCTTCGCTCATCCGCTCGGTGGTCGCCCTCCACAACCTCATCAACAACAAGATTGCCAACAGAGATGCAGAGAAGAAGGAGGggcaggagaaagaggagagcaagaaggagaggaaagacgagaaagaaaaagacaaggaGAAAAGCGACACCAagaaagaggagaagaaggagaagaagtag